Proteins from a genomic interval of Nostoc sp. TCL240-02:
- a CDS encoding TrbI/VirB10 family protein, which yields MTRYSIPAQTPPQNGFALTTDDRQPEVESFDWESRISKLVGFEEESYSGDPQGSEGSAMLQESPYQPQEVQTKQSLSSNPFAKLGLVGAATLAIILVGGVFLSQLMGSSNQKPKNIVSPPVREQPIDESTSQQLAVEVDTLKTKLALTEQAQLVKAAQQQLRIAKSTPKVALREPSVSSRGTQKVIPTPPPIAYAPRTVTVERIVRVPASQSLPSPQLPVVKPNTQPVVNITPPAPPNPFEEWTKLSKLGSYGQVNANDQPNNTVAASEPPNNPQPQQQTPNPNPEQTPQQQTPAPLVSQAQQQGQKSVAVGSSAKAVLATAIFGETTKSSGGSGDTGEQKNVFVIRLKEPLKSIDGAIALPANTEFLAEISSLSEQGLLQMKVVKVVSQNNGNPIERSLPNNAIIIRATQGKPLIANKFPSQGSSIASMDLGLFVLGGIGKAAELINRSDTELQPLTSQTTVDGNTSSSTTLTTVTKNRRDIAAGVVEGGLNSVVPQIAQRNQQAIAQMSQQTNIWFLPAGTNIEIYVNQVTQF from the coding sequence ATGACTCGATACTCAATTCCTGCCCAAACGCCTCCTCAAAATGGATTTGCTCTAACCACCGACGATCGCCAACCAGAAGTAGAATCTTTTGATTGGGAATCACGGATCTCCAAGTTGGTTGGCTTTGAAGAAGAATCTTATTCTGGCGATCCTCAAGGATCGGAAGGCTCTGCAATGCTGCAAGAGTCTCCTTACCAACCACAAGAAGTTCAGACTAAGCAATCCCTATCATCTAACCCCTTTGCAAAATTAGGCTTGGTAGGGGCTGCTACTTTAGCGATCATTTTGGTGGGTGGTGTGTTTTTGTCCCAGTTGATGGGTAGCAGCAATCAGAAGCCAAAAAATATTGTTTCCCCACCGGTGCGTGAGCAACCAATTGATGAATCGACCTCTCAACAGCTAGCAGTCGAAGTAGATACTCTGAAAACGAAATTAGCCCTGACTGAACAAGCACAGTTGGTAAAAGCTGCCCAACAACAACTCAGAATTGCCAAATCAACACCTAAAGTAGCCCTACGAGAACCATCAGTTTCTTCCAGAGGTACACAGAAAGTGATCCCAACCCCCCCACCGATAGCTTACGCACCTCGAACAGTGACAGTTGAGCGCATTGTTAGAGTACCTGCTTCTCAATCTTTGCCATCACCTCAACTACCAGTTGTGAAGCCAAATACTCAACCCGTAGTTAATATAACTCCACCAGCTCCACCAAACCCATTTGAAGAGTGGACAAAATTATCAAAGTTAGGTAGCTATGGTCAAGTCAATGCCAACGATCAACCTAATAACACGGTAGCTGCTTCTGAACCTCCAAACAATCCACAGCCGCAGCAACAAACACCAAACCCCAATCCTGAGCAAACTCCACAACAGCAAACTCCTGCTCCTCTAGTCAGTCAAGCGCAACAGCAGGGACAAAAATCTGTAGCAGTAGGAAGTAGTGCTAAAGCTGTGTTGGCGACGGCAATATTTGGAGAAACTACCAAGTCAAGCGGTGGCAGTGGTGATACAGGTGAACAGAAAAACGTATTTGTGATCCGATTGAAAGAACCGCTAAAATCTATCGATGGTGCGATCGCTCTACCTGCAAATACCGAATTCCTAGCTGAAATTAGCTCCCTCTCCGAACAAGGTCTTTTGCAGATGAAGGTAGTGAAAGTTGTCTCGCAAAATAATGGCAACCCGATAGAACGAAGCTTACCTAACAATGCAATTATTATTCGCGCTACCCAAGGTAAACCTTTAATTGCAAATAAATTTCCCAGTCAAGGTTCGTCCATAGCATCAATGGATTTAGGACTATTCGTTTTGGGAGGTATTGGGAAAGCAGCAGAGTTAATAAATCGTAGTGATACTGAACTGCAACCACTTACTTCACAAACTACCGTTGATGGCAACACCAGTAGCAGCACAACTCTTACTACTGTCACTAAAAACAGACGCGATATTGCAGCCGGGGTTGTGGAAGGTGGTTTGAACTCTGTAGTTCCCCAAATTGCCCAACGTAACCAACAGGCGATCGCCCAAATGTCACAGCAAACGAATATTTGGTTTTTGCCAGCCGGTACAAATATTGAAATATACGTTAATCAAGTAACCCAGTTTTAA